From the genome of Amycolatopsis granulosa:
CGCGCGGGCGCACAGCAGGCTGCTGGACGTCCTGACCGCGCGCGAGTGCGACGTCCTCACCGGCATGACCGCCGGCTGGTCGAGCGCGCGCATCGCGGCGGAGCTGTTCCTGTCGCCGCACACCGTGCGCAGCCACATCCGCGCGATCCTGTCGAAGCTCGACGTGCACAGCCGCCTGGAAGCGGTCCAGAAGGTGCGCGCGGCCGGCCTGGCTCCGCCCGACGGCGCCGCCGTGATCGGCCTGCGGGACCACCGGCCCGCATCTGAGGTAACGCATCTACCCCATCGGTAGGAGTCGCCGACCACGGCCCGCGCTTAGCGTCGACATCTGGTCCGCCCGCGTCACTTGTGAGGTGGTCGAATGGAGCTCAACGAGGCCCTGCGCCGCACGTTCGCCGGGCACTGGCGCCTGCTGGTGTGCGCCGTCGCCCTGCCGTTGCTGGTCGTCGCCGCGCTGCAGGCACTGGCGGTCCCGGCCTACGTCGCCACCAGCCGGATCCAGGCGTCGAGCACCCCGCCCAGCACCGACACCGAGGCCGATGCGGTGCTCAACCGCGTCGCCGGGATCGCGACGAGTCCCAGTGTGGTCAACGACGCCCTCCGGCAGGCGGGCATCACCAACCGCAACGCCGACCAGGTGGCCGGCAACGAGGTCGCGGTGACGCGGCTGGGCAGCTCGGCGGTGTTCAACGTGAGCATCACCGACCCGAGCCCCCAGGTCGCGACCGGTCTCGCCGGCGCGCTGGGCAACCAGCTGGTCACGTTCCTGAACGGGACGGGGGATCCCCGCGCCGCCGGTCTGATCACCCAGCTGACCAACCAGCAGCGCGACCTGCTGGCGCAGCGCCAGCAGGTCGCGGCGCGGCTCGCGGCGGGCGGCAGTGCCCTGGACACCGCGAACCTGTCCGCCCAGCTGAGCACACTGGACCAGCAGCTCAACGACATCGGTGCGACACTGCGCCAGCTGCAGTCGACCGTGCTCACGAACGGCGGTTCCGCCGCGGCCATTTCCCTGGCGGGCCCCGCCGTGCGGGCGCCGTCCCGGCTCGCGACCGATCTCGGTCTCGCCGGCATCGCCGGCCTCGTCGCGGGGCTGCTGCTCGCCACCGGGCTCGAGATGCTGCGTCCCCGGGTGTCCGGCGGACGAGACGTCGCCCGCGAGCTGGGCACGGTGCACCTCGGGCGGCTGGCGCGCCCGCGGGACGGGGACGGCGCACCCCCCGTCGACGACGTGACCCTGGTGGGCCTGCGCGAAACGCTGACGCGCACCGGGACCGACCGGGTGGTCGTGGCCGGACCGCTGCCCGCGCCGCGGTTGTCCGCGATCGCCGCGGAGCTGTCGAGCCGCCTGTCCATCGATCGCAACAACGGGGACGAGCCGGCAGCGGCGGACGGTGTGCCCGGGGCACCCGGGGTTGCCCCACAGCCGGAGGCCCTGGCCGGGCACGGCCGCACCGCCACCTTCCAGCCGGTCCTGGAGCTGCGGCGCAACCACCAGGCGATCGAGGTTCGCGCACTGCCCGAGATCGGCACCGCCGCGGACACCGCGCACAGCGGTCTGCTGTTCGTCACGCCCGATTTCATGCTCCACCGCGAAGTGCACGGGCTGCGCACGCTGACCGCCGCCACCGGCTGGCCGGTGCTCGGCGTCCTGGGCACCCGGGCTCTCCGCCGGCGCGAACGCGGCCGCCGGACCAGCCGGCGGGGAGCGCGCCCGTGACGGCCCTGTCCCATGAGCCACCCCGGGTCCGGCTGGACTGCGTGGCGGCGGTCGACGGCCTGGCCAGTGTGCTCGAACGCGCGGCCGCGGCGCTCGCCGACGCCCGCCAGATCCGGCTGGCGCGCCCGGGCGAACCGGCCGACGTGGTGCACACGGTGGGCGAGGCCGGGCCGGGGCGCGCTGCGGGCCGGGCGCGCCGGGTGCACACCGTCGACCGCGTGCTGCTCGACCGCAGGGGCCTGGCCGCCGCGGCCGGATGGGTGCACCGGCAGCGGCGGTTCACCCGCGGCGCCGAGACCTGGCTGGTGCACGGGCGGACGGCGGCCCGGGTCCTGGTCGCGTCCGGGGTCGTCGACGGTGCCCGGCTGCACGAGCTGCCGGTCGTCGCGCCACCACCGGGGCGGGCCGCCGCTGACCGGGACCGGTCGAGCGTGCGCGCCCGGCTCGGGATCGCACCCGGTGTCGCGCTGGTGGTGGGGTGCGAACGCGGCCCCGGCCTGAGCGTGCCCGGGTGGGCCGACTCGATCCGCGCGCTGCACCGGACCGACGTCCGGGTGATCCACCACGGAACCGGTGGGCCCGTCACGTTCGAGGAACTGCTCGTCGCCGCGGACCTGTTCGTCGCCGCCGGGCTCGGCCTGACGGCGTGCAACCCGGGCGCCGCCGCGGTCGCCGCCGGGATCCCGCTCATCGCGGCGACCAGCGACAGTGCGGCCGAACTGCTGCGGTTCGGCCGCACCGGTCTGGTCGTGCCACCGCATCCGGCGGCGATCGCGGCCGCCGTCCAGGCCGTCCTCGACGGCGCTCTGCCCCGCCGCGACCGCCGCCCCCCGGCATCGGCTGCCGACGCCCAGCTGCCCGCGCTCGCACGCGGGCTGCTCGGCGCCTACCACCGGGCGCTCGGCACGCCACGGGCACCGGTCGCGTGGAGCGGGTCATGACCGCCGGGGTGGGCACGCGCACCGTGCCCTACGCGCGGTGCCACATCGTGCCCGAGGCGCACGAGGCCGTCGCGCGGGTGCTGGCGAGCGGGTGGCTGACCACCGGACCGCAGACCCTGGCGTTCGAGGACGAGTTCGCCGGCTGGCTCGGCGCGCCCGAAGCCGTCGCGGTCAGCTCCTGCACGGCGGCGCTGGAACTGGCGTTGCGGGCACTGCGACTGCCGCCGGGGGCGCCGGTGCTCACACCGGCCCTCACCTTCTGCGGCGCGGTGCACGCCATCATCCACAGTGGACTTCGCCCGGTGCTGCTGGACGCGGACGAGCAGACGCTGACGGTGGATGCGGCCACGGTCGCCGCGGTGGCCGACCGGGTCCGGCCCGCGGCCATGGTCGTCCAGCACATGGCCGGTTACCCGGTGCCGGTCCCGGCCCTGGCCGGGGCCGCCGGTCTGCCCGCTGGACGGGTCGTCGAGGACGCGGCACACGGGCTGGGCGCCGCGGCGGGCGGCCGGCCGGTCGGGGCGGCGTCCACCGCGGCCTGCTTCAGCTTCTACGCCACCAAGAACCTTCCGATCGGGGAGGGCGGCGCGATCACCACGACCGACCCCGCGCTGGCCGCAGCGCTGCGCGAGACGCGCCAGCACGGGATGAGCCGCGACGCCTGGCGGCGCTACGGGCCCGGCGCGCAGTGGCGTTACGACGTCACGGCCGACGGGCTGAAGGCCAACTTCACCGACCTGCAGGCCGCGATCGGGCGAGCCCAGCTGCCTCATCTCGCGGACTGGCAGCGGCGGCGCGAGGAGCTCGCCGCCCGGTACGACCAGGAGTTGGCGGCCGTCCCCGGAATCATCCCGCCGCCCCGCCCGTCCGGTGGCCGGCACGCCTGGCACCTCTACCCGGTCCGGGTCGCCGCGCCGTACCCGCTGCACCGGGACGCGCTGGCCGAGGCGTTGCGCGGGCGGGGCGTCGGCACCTCGGTGCACTTCATCCCGGTGCACCACTTCACGTACTTCCGCACGCTGCTCGGGGCGGACGCCTGCGGGCGCCTGCCGGTGGCCGACAAGGTGTTCCCGCAGCTCCTGTCGCTCCCGCTGCATCCCGGCCTCACCGACGACGACGTCGACTACGTCTGCGACCAGATCGCGAGCCTCGCCCGGACCGGAGGTGACCCATGCCCCTGACCCACTGGCGTTCACGCCATCGTGCCAGTCCCGGGATGGCGGCACGCACGCTGATCGTGGGAGCCGGCGACGCCGGCCGCACGCTGGCCCACGATCTGCAGCAGACCCCGTCCTACGGCCTGGTGCCGATCGGTTTCCTCGACGACGACGTCCGCAAGCGGCACGTCGCGCGGCTGCCGGTGCTCGGCCGCCTGGCGCAGCTCACCGACCTGGTGCGCGCGGAGGCCGTCGACGTCGTCATCGTCGCGATCCCGTCGCTGCCGCCGGTGGAGCTGGCCGCCCTGCTGCGCGAGGCGAGCCTGTCCGGGGCGCGGGTCCGCTACCTGCCGACATTTCACGCCGCGGTGCAGCGCGGCAGCCGGGCCGAGGACCTCTACGAGGTCTCCCCCGCCACCCTGCTGGGGCGCGCCGAGATCAACGTGGTCCGGACGGTCACCCCGACGCTGATCCGCGGCCGGCGTGTGCTGGTGACCGGGGCGGGCGGCTCGATCGGCAGCGAGCTGTGCCGTCAGGTGCGTGCCTACCGGCCCGAGGCGCTGTTCATGCTGGACCACGACGAGTCCAACCTGCACCGGCTCCAGCTCGAGATCACCGGCGAGGCCCTGCTCGACGCCGACGAGCTGATCGTCGCCGACATCCGGGACCGGGCCCGGGTGGACCAGATCTTCGCGACCCTGCGCCCGGAGATCGTCTTCCACGCCGCCGCGCACAAGCACCTGCCGCTGCTGGAGCGGCATCCCTGCGAGGGTGTGAAGACCAACGTGCAAGGCACGCAGCACCTGATCGACGCGGCGGCCGCCCACGGCGCCCACCGGTTCGTCCTCATCTCCACCGACAAGGCGGCGGCGCCCACGTCGGTGCTCGGCGCGACGAAACGCCTCGCCGAGCTGGTCGTGCGCGGGCACGCGGGCAACAGCACCGTGGCGGGGTCCGTGCGGTTCGGCAACGTGCTCGGCAGCCGGGGATCGTTCCTCGACGTGCTGGCCCACCAGATCGCGGCGCACGAACCGGTGACCATCACCGACCCCGACGCGGACCGCTTCTTCATGACCGTCGAAGAGGCGGTCGGGCTGGTCCTGGAGGCAGCCGGGATGGCCGAGACGGGCGAGACCTTCGTGCTCGACATGGGCGCTCCGGTGCGGCTCCGGTCCCTGGTCGAAACCTACGCCGCCCAGGTCGGCGCGCATGACGTGGTGATCCGGTTCACCGGGCTGCGCCCCGGGGAGAAGCTGAGCGAGGTCCTGTTCAGCGCCTCGGAACGGCGCATCCCGACCGGCCATCCGCGGATCTTCGCCACCCGCGGCGAGCCGGTGCCGCCGGACCTGGACGCCGGTCTGGGCGAGCTCTACGAGGCCGCCGAGCGCAACGACGACGACGCCGTCGGGGACTGGCTCGCCAAGCTCGTCCCCGGCTACCGGCCGGCCGCACGGGGCCGGCCGCCGTCCCCCCGGGCCCTGTTCGGCACGTTGTACCCGGACGACTTCTGATGCGGGCCATGATGATCCAGGCCGGGGAACGGCTGCTCGCCGACTGCCCACGGGGCTGGGTGGCCGACCTGCTCACCGAGGCGTGCCCCGGGGCATGGCAGCCGGCGGACGGGCAGCCGGCCGACATCGAGCTATCCGTGGTCACCGGGCGCAAACCGTTCCGCGTGACCGGCGCCGTGCCGTTGACCAGGGGCGCCTACCGCGGGGCCGGTGCGGTGGTGCTGACCAACGCCTGCGGGAGCGGCTTCGACCTGCGGGTGACGGCCGGTGCGGACCGGCTCCGGGTGGAAGCCCGGTGGCGGCCGCCGCACCGGGAACGGGTGGCGGCGCGGGTGCTGCGGTCCCGGTTCCACCTGCTCGCGCGCGCCGCGCTGCTGCAGTACCCGGCGCTGTGGTGGGCGGGCCGCCGCGGCCGGGTCCCGGTGCACGCCGCCGCGGTCACCGCGGCCGGCACGGTCCCGCTGCTGGCCGGGCCGGGCGGAATGGGCCGGTCGACGCTCCTGCTCGACGCGGTGGCGGGTGGTGAACAGGCCTGCTCGGACAACCTGTGCGTCAGCGACGGCGACCAGGTCTACGGGGTGGTCGAACCGGTCCGGGTCGAGGGCGGTGGGGGCCGCCGCATGGCCTACGGCCGCCGGGAACGCGGCCTGCCGGGCCGGATCGGCGTGCTGCGCCCCGACCGGCTGGTCGTGCTCAGCCGCACCGGAGCCGGACAGCCCGTGGTGCGGCCCTTGGCCGCGACGGCGGCGGCCGAAGCCCTGACCGCGGGCACCTACATGGCCGGTGAGCTGCGGCGGTACTGGGCGTTCGCCGCCACGCTGGCCCTGGGTACCGGGCTGGGGCCCGCGCACCCGCCGGTCCGCGAGGTCGCCGTGGCCATGGCCGACCGGCTGCCCGCGTGCGAGATCGTGCTCGGTGCCCGGCCGGGCGCGGGCCTCGCCGAGTTGCTGGCACCGGCGACCGGCCGGCCGGCGGCGGTGACGTCATGAGCGGGCCGCGGGTGGCCACGGTGATCACCCGGTTGCAGGCCGGCGCGGGCATCGTGGCGCTGCGTGGAGCGGAGGCGCTGGCCGCCCGCGGCTACCAGGTGACGATCATCGCCGGCAGCGGTGACCGGCTGCTCGACCAGGCGGGTGTCGAAGTGGTGCGGGAGCCGGCGTTGCGCGCCCCGATCGCCCCCCGGGACGACCTGGTGGCCCTGCACCGGCTCACCGGCCTGTTCACCCGGCGGCGGTTCGACGTCGTCCACACACACAGCGCGAAGGCCGGTGCGATCGGCCGCATCGCCGCGCATCGCGCCGGGGTGCCCCGGATCGTGCACACCTACCACGGCTTCCCGTTCCACGAGTTCCAGCCGGCGCTGCGGCGGCAGGCCTACGTCCGGATCGAGCGCAGGCTCGGCCGCATCACCGACATCGCGTTGTGCGTCGGCACCGGGGTGTCGGTCGAGGCCATCCGGCGTGGCCTGCTCCCGCCGGAACGGATCCGCACGATCGCGGTGCCCGTGGCCGCCGACGTGCTCCCGCCCTCGCCGCAGGCACGGCCGCGGGCCCGCCGCGCGCTGCGGCTCCCCGACTCGGCGCTGGTCGTGGGGGCCGTCGGGCGGCTGTCCTACCAGAAGGCCCCGGAACACTTCATCGCCGCGATGACGGCGCTGCACCGGCCGGACGTGGTCGGCGCGTGGATCGGCGACGGTGAGCTGGCGGCGCGGGTCCGGGTGCTCGCGCGCGCGGCCCACCCGGACACGCGCATCGTGCTGGCCGGTGAACGGTCCGACGTGCCGGCACTGCTTCCCGCGTTCGACGTGTTCGCCCTGCCCAGCCGGTACGAGGGCCTGCCCGTGGCGATCGTCGAGGCGATGGCCGCGGGCGTGCCGGTGGTCGCGACCGCGGTCAACGCCGTGCCCGACGTGGTGCGGCCGGGCGAGACCGGGCTGCTCGTCCCGCCGGAGCGCCCGGACCTGCTCGCCACCGCCATCGCATACCTGCTGGACCGTCCGGGTGAGGCGGCGCGCCTGGCGCACGCCGCACGGGCCCAGGTCGGTGCCCGCTACGGCGCCGGTGCGCTGGCCGACGCGCTGGAAGCCGCCTACCAGGCCACACCCACCACTGCCGATCACGAGGAGTCCCCGTGCGCGTAGACGTGTTCACCCACCCCACCGGCGACCCCGTGGCGGACCTGACGGTGTTCGACAACGCCGACGCGCCGGCCGATCCGGCGCTGCTGGACCGCGTGCGCGCGGGCACGGCGGCCGCGGACCTCGCCGCGCCGCCGGTGGTGCTGCCGGACTTCTGCCACAAGGAAAAGTCCGAGATGCCCTCCAGCATCGCCGTCGCGACGCGCGACGCGATCCGCCCGACGCTGACCGACGCGGCCCTCAACTGCGGCATGGCACTGGCCACTTTGGACATCGAACCACCGGCCGTGCCGGCGATCGACGACTTCTACCGGCGGGTCCGCGAGCGGTATCCGAACCCGCCCGGCTGGCGGTTCGAACTCACCCGGGACGAGGTGCTGCGCGCCGCGGTCGAGGGGGCCGGTTTCGCCGCGCACCGGTACGACCTGGACGGCCACGACATCGACCGGGTCGAGGAGTTCGGCCGGCTGCCGGTGGAGGAATACGGTGGCGCCGCCCGCGCCCGCCGCGAGCTGCCGTGGATCTGCGTCCAGCTGGCGCGCCTGCGGTTCGGCTCCATCGGCCCGAGCACGCACTTCCTGGAGCTGCAGCAGGTCGAGGAGGTGTTCGAGCCGGAGATCGCGGAGCACCTCGGGGTGCACGTGGGTCAGGTGACGATGCAGTTCCACAACGGCGGCGGGGTGCTCACCGGCCAGATCGGGGAGATGTACGCCCGCCGCAAGTCCGCGTCCCGCCTGCTGCGCACCGAGATGGCTCTGCAGAAGCCGCTGACCCACCTGGCCGGCGCGGGCAGCCTGGCCCGGGCACGGCAGCGCTACGCCACGTACTTCTCGGTGGGCTGCCCGTCCATTCCCATCGAGGGCGACGAAGGCCGCCGCGTGATGCTGGCGCAACGCCTGTCGATGAACTACGGGTTCGCCTACCGCCTGGCGACCTACGCCACGCTCCGCCGCTTCGCCCGGGAGGCGTTCGGCGCGTCCCTGCGGCTGGTGGTCGACTCGCCGCACAATTCGGTCTACGAGGAGACGGTCGACGGCCGGCCCGCGTTCGTGCACCGGCACAACGCGGCGCGGGCGTGGCCGGCCGAGCTCATGAGCGGGCATCCCGCGTTCGCCGGCACCGGGCAGCCGTTGCTCGTGCCCGGGACCAACCGCACCTCGTCCTTCCTGTGCGTGCCAGCACCGCAGGCGCACCGCAGCCTCTACACCGCCTGCCACGGCACCGGCAGCATCATCAGCGAATTCGTCCGCAATGGACGGTCCGGCCCCGACCCGCGGGGACGCCACACCTTGCGCTACGGCTACACCGACGCCGCACCGCGGGAGGTCGCGCAGCTGGACGACCACGGGGTGGACGCGGCGCTCGGCATCCTCACCGGCAACGGCCTGGTCCGCCCGGTGGCCCGGCTCCGGCCCTTCGCGGTGCTGACATGACCAGCTCCCCCGCGGTGCACACGGGACCGGCGCACTGGCAGGCGGTGCTGCCGCCGGGCCGGCGGTTCGTGGCGTTGCCGTCGCGCCGGCGGCCCGTCGTGGTCGCCGAGGAGGACCCGTCGGTGCTGCGGTACGTGCGGACCTGCCTGCTCGCCGCGCCGCCGGGCAGTACGCTGCCCGGCTGGGTGTTCGGCGCGGCCCGCCAGGCCCTGCGCCTGCCGGTGTCGTGGCGGCTGGCGCCGCACCTGCGGGCCCCGACCGGTGCCACGGGACGGTTCGACCGGCTCGCCGCCGGGCACCGGCTGCTGGTCCTGCGGCACAGCCACGACCCGGATGCGCGGATCCTGCTGCTGCTGTTCGCGCCGGACGGCCGGTGGCCGCGCCACGCGGCGAAGGTGTCGTCCGACCCCGCGGGCGCCGCGCGGGTCCTGCGGGAGGCGGACCGGCTGCGCGCCATCGGCGGGCTGTCCCTCGGCCCGGTGCGGGCGACGGTGCCCGAGGTCGTCGCGGTTCTGTCCGACGACGGCTCGCCCGCCCTGGTGACCACCGCGGTGCCCGGTACGCCGATGCTGGTCGGCTACCACCGCCGCGGGCACACCAGCCGGCCCGCGACCGTCCGCGCGGACTTCTCCGCGGCCGGGGCGTGGCTCGCCGCGTTCCAGTCCGGCACCACGGACGGGGTGGCGCCGCTGGACCTCGCCCCCGGCGTACCGGAGAGGCTGCGGCACCGGCTCGGTGCGCGGCCCGACGGCGGGCAGCGCGTGCAGGACCAGCTGGCCGCACTGCGGCAGCGGCTGGGGCGGCACCAGGGCCCGCGGACCGCGGTGCACGGCGACTTCTGGCCCGGCAACCTCCTCCTCGACCGGGGCGCCGTGACGGGCGTGGTGGACTGGGAATGGGCCGAGCCCGCGGGCAGCCCGGTGCGTGATGTGGCCCGCTTCGTCCTGACCTACTCGCAGTACCTCGCCAAGCACACCCCGCCCGGCCGCCAGGTGCGCGGGCATCCCGGGCTGCTCGCCGGCCGTCCGGACGCGGCACTGGGCTACGCCCTCGACGGCGAGGGCTGGTATCCGCGGCTGGTGCGCGAGTTCCTGCACACCGGGCTCCGCCGGGTCGGGATGACCCCCGGCTGCGCCCGGGACGCCGTCCTCGCCGAGCTCGCCGCGGTGGCGGCCGAAGCGACCGACCGCGCGTTCGGGGAGGAGCAGGTGCGCGTGTTCGAGCGGCTCGCCGGGCAGGTGCCGTCATGACGGTGCGGACCAGGCCGCTGCCGGCGCTCGCCGAGCTCCCCCGTCCGGCGCGGGGGACGGCCGAGCGCGCGGCCGTGCTGGCCGCCGCCGGGGCGATGGTGTTCCAGCCGATCCTGCGGCCGGCCGGGCCGGGAAACAGCTCGCCGGTGGACCTGTTCACCGCGGCCACGATCGTGTTCGTCGCCCTGTGGGCGGCGACCAGCGGGCGCAAGCTCGGCGCGCCGTACCTGCTGTCCTTCGGGCTGATGATCGTGGCCGGCGGGATCGCCGGGCTGGCCGGCCCGCTGCCGCGCACGTCCCTGCTGGAGGTTTTCCAGGACCTCGTGCTGATCGCCTGGGCGGTGGCGCTGTACAACATCGCGCGCCGTCCCGGTGTGCTCGGCATGCTGACCGCCACGTTCGCCTACTCCTCGATCGTCTGGGCGACGGTGCTGGTGGTCGCGTCGCTTGCGCACATCACGCCCCTGGAGGGCATTTCCGCGGCCGAGGGGAACCGGCTGCTGTTCACCCTGGGCGATCCGAACTACGCGTCGGCCTACTGGGTGGTGTCGCTGCTGGTGGTGTTCGCGGCGAAACGCCCGCGGCACTGGGCGGCCCGCTGGTTCGGCTACGCGATGCTGGTCTGGGCGATCGTGCTGAGCGAGTCCAACGGGGGCGTGCTCGAGCTCGGCATCGGCCTCGGCTTCCTCGCTCTGGTCGCCAGTTACCGGCGGCGCGGGCTCGTGGGCGCGCTGGCCCTGGCGGTGTCGCTGGCCGCCGTCGCCGGACTGGGCCTGCGGCTCGTCCCGTTCTCACAGGTGCAGACCTGGGCGCTCCAGTCGGGACAGTCCTACCTGGTCAACTCGCTCGGGCGCAGCAACGGCAGCAGTTCGCAGCGAGCCCTGCTGATCCAGGAGTCGATGGGGCTGTACCACGCGGACGGGGTGCTCGGCAGCGGGCCGCGCACCACGAAACAGCTGCTGATCGACCGGAATTACCCGTACGCCAAGGAAGCGCACGACGATTACCTGGCCGCGCTGACCGAGCGGGGTGTGGCCGGGGCGGCCGGGATGGTGCTGCTCGTGCTCGTGGCGGCCTGGCGAGCGAGCCGCGCGCTGCGCGCCCCACCGGCTGCGGGGTTCGCGGCGGAGGTGGCACGGCCGGCCGGGCTCGTCGCCGCCCTGCTGGCCATGGCCGTGGCCGGGACCTACTACCAGGTCCTGCATTTCCGCTTCGTGTGGATCCTGCTGGTGTTCGTCGCGGTGCTGGCCTCCCGGCCCGACGCCGATCAGCCAGCGCCGGGGCGGGGATCCCGATGAGGATCGACGTGCCGGGCGTGGCGCGGCGCTGGTG
Proteins encoded in this window:
- a CDS encoding glycosyltransferase, with protein sequence MTALSHEPPRVRLDCVAAVDGLASVLERAAAALADARQIRLARPGEPADVVHTVGEAGPGRAAGRARRVHTVDRVLLDRRGLAAAAGWVHRQRRFTRGAETWLVHGRTAARVLVASGVVDGARLHELPVVAPPPGRAAADRDRSSVRARLGIAPGVALVVGCERGPGLSVPGWADSIRALHRTDVRVIHHGTGGPVTFEELLVAADLFVAAGLGLTACNPGAAAVAAGIPLIAATSDSAAELLRFGRTGLVVPPHPAAIAAAVQAVLDGALPRRDRRPPASAADAQLPALARGLLGAYHRALGTPRAPVAWSGS
- a CDS encoding DegT/DnrJ/EryC1/StrS family aminotransferase; translation: MTAGVGTRTVPYARCHIVPEAHEAVARVLASGWLTTGPQTLAFEDEFAGWLGAPEAVAVSSCTAALELALRALRLPPGAPVLTPALTFCGAVHAIIHSGLRPVLLDADEQTLTVDAATVAAVADRVRPAAMVVQHMAGYPVPVPALAGAAGLPAGRVVEDAAHGLGAAAGGRPVGAASTAACFSFYATKNLPIGEGGAITTTDPALAAALRETRQHGMSRDAWRRYGPGAQWRYDVTADGLKANFTDLQAAIGRAQLPHLADWQRRREELAARYDQELAAVPGIIPPPRPSGGRHAWHLYPVRVAAPYPLHRDALAEALRGRGVGTSVHFIPVHHFTYFRTLLGADACGRLPVADKVFPQLLSLPLHPGLTDDDVDYVCDQIASLARTGGDPCP
- a CDS encoding polysaccharide biosynthesis protein, whose protein sequence is MPLTHWRSRHRASPGMAARTLIVGAGDAGRTLAHDLQQTPSYGLVPIGFLDDDVRKRHVARLPVLGRLAQLTDLVRAEAVDVVIVAIPSLPPVELAALLREASLSGARVRYLPTFHAAVQRGSRAEDLYEVSPATLLGRAEINVVRTVTPTLIRGRRVLVTGAGGSIGSELCRQVRAYRPEALFMLDHDESNLHRLQLEITGEALLDADELIVADIRDRARVDQIFATLRPEIVFHAAAHKHLPLLERHPCEGVKTNVQGTQHLIDAAAAHGAHRFVLISTDKAAAPTSVLGATKRLAELVVRGHAGNSTVAGSVRFGNVLGSRGSFLDVLAHQIAAHEPVTITDPDADRFFMTVEEAVGLVLEAAGMAETGETFVLDMGAPVRLRSLVETYAAQVGAHDVVIRFTGLRPGEKLSEVLFSASERRIPTGHPRIFATRGEPVPPDLDAGLGELYEAAERNDDDAVGDWLAKLVPGYRPAARGRPPSPRALFGTLYPDDF
- a CDS encoding glycosyltransferase is translated as MSGPRVATVITRLQAGAGIVALRGAEALAARGYQVTIIAGSGDRLLDQAGVEVVREPALRAPIAPRDDLVALHRLTGLFTRRRFDVVHTHSAKAGAIGRIAAHRAGVPRIVHTYHGFPFHEFQPALRRQAYVRIERRLGRITDIALCVGTGVSVEAIRRGLLPPERIRTIAVPVAADVLPPSPQARPRARRALRLPDSALVVGAVGRLSYQKAPEHFIAAMTALHRPDVVGAWIGDGELAARVRVLARAAHPDTRIVLAGERSDVPALLPAFDVFALPSRYEGLPVAIVEAMAAGVPVVATAVNAVPDVVRPGETGLLVPPERPDLLATAIAYLLDRPGEAARLAHAARAQVGARYGAGALADALEAAYQATPTTADHEESPCA
- a CDS encoding RtcB family protein: MRVDVFTHPTGDPVADLTVFDNADAPADPALLDRVRAGTAAADLAAPPVVLPDFCHKEKSEMPSSIAVATRDAIRPTLTDAALNCGMALATLDIEPPAVPAIDDFYRRVRERYPNPPGWRFELTRDEVLRAAVEGAGFAAHRYDLDGHDIDRVEEFGRLPVEEYGGAARARRELPWICVQLARLRFGSIGPSTHFLELQQVEEVFEPEIAEHLGVHVGQVTMQFHNGGGVLTGQIGEMYARRKSASRLLRTEMALQKPLTHLAGAGSLARARQRYATYFSVGCPSIPIEGDEGRRVMLAQRLSMNYGFAYRLATYATLRRFAREAFGASLRLVVDSPHNSVYEETVDGRPAFVHRHNAARAWPAELMSGHPAFAGTGQPLLVPGTNRTSSFLCVPAPQAHRSLYTACHGTGSIISEFVRNGRSGPDPRGRHTLRYGYTDAAPREVAQLDDHGVDAALGILTGNGLVRPVARLRPFAVLT
- a CDS encoding phosphotransferase family protein, translated to MTSSPAVHTGPAHWQAVLPPGRRFVALPSRRRPVVVAEEDPSVLRYVRTCLLAAPPGSTLPGWVFGAARQALRLPVSWRLAPHLRAPTGATGRFDRLAAGHRLLVLRHSHDPDARILLLLFAPDGRWPRHAAKVSSDPAGAARVLREADRLRAIGGLSLGPVRATVPEVVAVLSDDGSPALVTTAVPGTPMLVGYHRRGHTSRPATVRADFSAAGAWLAAFQSGTTDGVAPLDLAPGVPERLRHRLGARPDGGQRVQDQLAALRQRLGRHQGPRTAVHGDFWPGNLLLDRGAVTGVVDWEWAEPAGSPVRDVARFVLTYSQYLAKHTPPGRQVRGHPGLLAGRPDAALGYALDGEGWYPRLVREFLHTGLRRVGMTPGCARDAVLAELAAVAAEATDRAFGEEQVRVFERLAGQVPS
- a CDS encoding O-antigen ligase family protein, translated to MTVRTRPLPALAELPRPARGTAERAAVLAAAGAMVFQPILRPAGPGNSSPVDLFTAATIVFVALWAATSGRKLGAPYLLSFGLMIVAGGIAGLAGPLPRTSLLEVFQDLVLIAWAVALYNIARRPGVLGMLTATFAYSSIVWATVLVVASLAHITPLEGISAAEGNRLLFTLGDPNYASAYWVVSLLVVFAAKRPRHWAARWFGYAMLVWAIVLSESNGGVLELGIGLGFLALVASYRRRGLVGALALAVSLAAVAGLGLRLVPFSQVQTWALQSGQSYLVNSLGRSNGSSSQRALLIQESMGLYHADGVLGSGPRTTKQLLIDRNYPYAKEAHDDYLAALTERGVAGAAGMVLLVLVAAWRASRALRAPPAAGFAAEVARPAGLVAALLAMAVAGTYYQVLHFRFVWILLVFVAVLASRPDADQPAPGRGSR